In the Rubrivivax gelatinosus IL144 genome, CGTTCGCCGGTGCGTGTGGACCTGATGCGCGACCGCGGCGTGATGGCCCGCGAGGCCGAGCCGGGCTGGGTGGAGAACGTCTACCGCGTGCGCCTGACCAACGCCAGCGAACACGCCTGGCGGTTGCAGGCGCGCGTGCAGGGCCTGGCCGGCGCCGAGGTGCTGGGCGCCGCCACCATCGAGCTGGCGCCGGCCGGCGAACACACGCTGCCGCTGAGCGTGCGCGCGCCGGCGGTGGCCGACGGCGAACGCGTGCGCGCGATCCGCCTGGTCTTCGAGCCGGCCGACGGCCGCGAGGGCCCGCGGGTCGTGGAGGCGAGCACCTTTCTGATGCCGCGCTGAGCGGCGTGCGGCTACAGCGCTGGCATCGCCCGCGCCACGATCGCCGCCGCGTCGACCCCACGCGGCAACGTGCCGTACTGGCGCGCGCCGCCGCCGTCCAGGCGCGAGGCGCAGAAGGCGTCGGCCACCGCCGCCGGGGCGTGGCGCACCAGCAGCGAGGCCTGCAGCGCCAGCGCCATGCGGTCGACGAGGCCGCGGGCGCGGAACTCCAGGTCGGAGAGATCCGCGAACTCGTCCTGCAGCGCCGAGACCCAGCGGTCGAGCCGGCGGTCGGCGCCGCGCGCCAGCGCCAGCTCGGCGAAGAAGGCGTGCAGCGCCGCCGGCGCCTTCTCCAGCGCGCGCAGCATGTCCAGGCACTGCACGTTGCCGCTGCCCTCCCAGATCGCGTTGACCGGCGCCTCGCGGTACAGGCGCGGGAACGGGCCGTCTTCCATGACGCCGCTGCCGCCGATGCACTCCATCGCCTCGGCGGCATGGGCCGCCGTGCGCTTGCAGACCCAGTACTTGCCGATCGCCGTGCCCAGGCGCACCAGCGCGTCTTCGTGGGCGTCGCCGCGGCGGTCCAGCGCACGCGCCAGGCGCATCGTCAGCGCCAGCGAGGCTTCGCTCTCCAGCGCCAGGTCGGCGAGCACGTTCTTCATCAGCGGCTGCTCGGCCAGGCGGCGGCCGAAGGCCGAGCGCAGCGCGGTGTGATGCAGCGCCAGCGCCGTGGCGGCACGCTGGCCGGCGCTGGAGCCGACCATGCAGTCGAAACGCGTGCAGGCGACCATCTCGATGATCGTGCGCACGCCGCGGCCTTCGTCGCCGACGCGCCAGGCGAGCGCGCCGCGCAGCTCGGTCTCGCTGCTGGCGTTGGCGAGGTTGCCCATCTTGCGTTTCAGCCGCACTAGCTGCAGCGGGTTCTTCGTGCCGTCGGGCCGCCAGCGCGGCAGCAGGAAGCAGGTCAGCCCGCCCGGTGCCTGGGCCAGCACGAGGAAGGCGTCGCACATCGGCGCCGAGACGAAGTACTTGTGGCCGACGAGTTCGTAGACGCCGCCGGCGCCGGCCGGCCGCGCCTGGGTGGTGTTCGCGCGCACGTCCGAGCCGCCCTGCTTCTCGGTCATCGCCATGCCGATGGTGACACCGGCCTTCTGGGCGTCGGGCACGTTGCGCGGGTCGTAGACGCGGGCGGTGACGCGCGGCAGCCAGGCTTCGGCCAGCGCCGGCGTCGTGCGCAGCGTCGGCACCGAGGCGAAGGTCATCGTCACCGGGCAGCCGTGGCCGGCCTCGACCTGGCTCTGCAGGTAGAACCGGGCCGCGCGGGCGACGTTCGCACCCGGGCGCGGCGCGGTGTGCGGCGACGCATGCAGCCCGTGCCCGATCGCCGTGCGCATCAGCTCGTGGTACGCGGGGTGGAAACGCACGAGATCGACGCGGCGGCCGAAACGGTCGTGGGTGTCGAGTTCGGGCGGGTGACGGTTGGCCTCGGCGCCCAGTTCGCGGTAGGCGGCCGAGCCGGTCAGGCGGCCGAAGGCGCCGAGTTCGTCGTCGGCCCAGGCCGCGCCTTCGCGCACGACGGCTTCGACCAGCGCCGCATCGCTGCGGTAGGCGTCGTGGTCGGGCAGCTCGGCCCCGACGTTGAAGACCTCGTGGGTCTCGGCCAGCGCGCTGGCGTTCGTGTTCATCGGCGGATCTCCTCGGGTTCGGTGGCGCGGGCGGCGCGCGCCCGGGCGAGAAAGCCTTGCCAGACGGCCTGGCCGGCGGCGTCGAAACGTTCGACGGTGCGCACGTAGCGCGCACGGGCCTCGGCGTCGACCAGCGGCGCGGGCAGCAACGGGTCGAAGACCAGGCGGCGGATGGCCTCGCCGCCCAGTTCGAAGGATTCACGCGCCGCCTGCTCGGGCGGCAGGCCGGGCGCGGCGTCCAGCCAGGCGGCGAGCAGCGCCGTGCCGTCGCGGTAGCCGGCGTCCAGTGCCCCGGTGTCCCAGAGCGAGCAGGCGCGCGCGCTGTCGGCGCCGGACAGCCCGCCGAGCACGAACACGGTGCCGGCGGCGGCGCCGTCGGGCAGCAGCGCGGCCAGGCGCTCGCGCAGCGCCTCGACGCCGCCGGCCAGGTTGTCGGGCCGCAGATGCAGGCCGCGTTCGAACTCGGCCAGCCCGAGCAGGCCGAAAGCGCGCTCGCGCGCGCGCAGCGCCGGCCGGTCGCTGCGGCCGGCGGCGCCGACGTGCACCGCCAGCCAGTCGCCGCGCCAGTGCACGAGGCGTTCGGGCAGGCGTTTCCAGGCCAGCACCGCGTCGGCCAGCGGCCGCGCCGCCGGCCCCAGCGCGTAACGCCCACGCGCCGGCGACAGCAGCAGGCCGGCCGCGGCGGCCCGCGTCAACGCGACGCGCACGGCGTTCTCGGGCAGGCCGAACAGTGCCGCGGCGGCCAGCAGCTCGGGCACCGCCAGCGTCGGGTCGCCGCTGCGTTCGGCGCCGAGCAGCAGACTGAGGATCAGCGATCGGGGGTCGGTGGCCATGCCGGGACATTACTGACGTCGACCTTTATTGCCTATCGACGTAATCCCTGCCGACGATGCGCTAGAAGTTGCACGTTTGCATTCTTGTTTGTGCACGTTTATCCTAGCCACATGGAAGCCCACGACGTCCCGCTCGCCCGCCGCGACCTCATCGCCGCCCGCCTGGCCGCCGGCCAAGGCGTTGCTGCCGCGGCCTTGGCCGCCGAGTTCTCCGTGTCCGAAGACGCCATCCGCCGCGACCTGCGCGCGCTGGCCGCCGAGGGCCGCTGCCGGCGTGTCTACGGTGGCGCCTTGCCGCCGGCCCCGGGCGGATTGCCGATGGCCGCGCGCAGCGGCGTCGACATCGTGCGCAAACGTGCACTCGCCCGGGCGGCGGCCGCCACCGTGCGCCGCGGCGAATTCCTGTTCCTCGACAACGGCAGCACCAACCTCGTGCTCGCCGAACTGCTGCCCGAGGACCACGAGCTCACCGTGGCGACGAACTCGGTCGACATCGCCGCGGCACTGCTGCGCCGTCAGGACCTGCGCCTGCTGATGCTGGGCGGCATCGTCGACCCGACGGTCGGCGGCTGCGTCGACGCGACCGCGCTGCTGGCGCTGCAGCGCCTGGACGTGGACCGCGCCTTCGTCGGCGCCTGCGCCATCTCGGCCGAGACCGGCGCCAGCGCGCACGACGCGGCCGACGCCGAGTTCAAGCGTGCGCTGCTGGCCGCCAGCCGCGAGCGCGTGGTGATGGTGACGAACGACAAGCTCGGCACGCGCGCCCCGCACCGTTTCGCGGCGCTGCAGGCGCTGGGCACGGTGATCGTCGAACACGACGCCGACGCCGCCGCGCTGGCCGCCGCCGGCGCCACGCTGTGCCGCGCCGACGCGCCGGTCTGAGCCCTGCAGGAGAACCCCGATGCCCCTCGCCCACGTCGCCCTCTGGACCCGCGATCTCGACGCCTCGGCCGCCTTCTGGCAACGCCTGTTCGACGCCACGATCGCCCCGCCCTACCGCAGCGAACGCCGGCCGGGTTTCGTCTCGGTCTTCGCGACGCTGCCCGGCGATGCGCTGCGGCTGGAACTTATGGCCGCGCCCTGGCTGGCCGACGCGCCGGCCGGCGACGCCGTCGGCTGGGACCACGTCGCGATCTCGCTCGGCGACGCGGCGGCCGTCGACGCGCTGGCCACGCTCTGCGCCTCCGAGGGCTGCCTGGTCTCGGCGCCGCGCCGGACCGGCGACGGCTTCTACGAAGCGGTGATCGAGACGCCCGACGGCACGCGCGTCGAAGTGACGGCCTGAACCGCCGTCAGCGCAGCCTGTTCGGCAGCGCCGCGGCGGCCGACAGCGTCGCCAGCATCGGCGACGGCGGCGTGACGCTGGCGTCGTACGGATGCCAGCGCTGCCCGCCCAGCGAGGCCAGGATGCGGCGCACGTAGGCGCGTGTCTCGGCGTACGGCGGCACGCCGCGGTAGCGGTCGACCGCGCCTTCGCCGGCGTTGTAGGCGGCCAGTGTGAACAGCACGTCGCCCTGGTAATAGGCCAGCAGCCAGCGCAGATAGGCCATGCCGCCGCGGATGTTCTCCACCGGGTCCGACAGCTTGCGCACCTTGAAACGCGCCGCGGTGTCGGGCATCAGCTGCATCAGGCCCTGGGCGTTCTTCGGCGACAGCGCGCCGGGGTCGAAGCCGCTCTCGGTGGCCATCACCGCCAGCACCAGCTGCGGCGCGAGCTTGTACTCGGGCGCCACGAGGTCGACGAAACGCACGATAGGCTGCGGCGCGTTCGCAGGCGGCGGCAAGGCGGCGAAAGCCGAGGCCGGCGCGCGCAGGCCGGGCCGGGCGCGCGGCGCCGGGGCGGGTTTGGCGGCGGCGGTGACCGGGTCCTGCTCGGGCGGGCGCAGGCAAGGCGGCGGCGGCCCGAGCGGCGTGCCCAGGCTGGCGGCCATGTTGACCGCCTGCGGCAGGCCCTGCTCCGCGGCGGCGGCGAACAGGTGCGCGGCCTGGGCCTCGTCGCGTTCGATGCCGCGTGCGTTGGTCAGCATCCAGGCCAGGTTGAACTGCGATTCGGCGTCGCCGTAACGCGCGGCACGGCAATAGAGCTGGGCCGCCAGCACGGCGTCGCGCGGCACGCCGTCGCCGTACTCGTAGGCCTTGGCCTCGGCGCGCCAGCGTTCCACCTGCGCCGGCACGACGGGGCCGCGTTCGGGCGGCGGCGTCTCGGGGCGTGGCAGGGAGGACAGGTCAGGCACCGCCTGCGCGTGCGCGGCGGCCAGCCAGAACAGGCTGGCGGCGAGGACGGCGCTGCCGCGGCGGGCGGCGCGCGCTCCGGGGAGGTGGCGGCGCGGCTTCATCGGCGCACCGAGTCTAGGCCGCCGCGCGCGCCGGCGCCCTCCCCGAGCTCGGCGGGTCTGGCGGCCCGCGGCGTGAGTTAAGTCGCGTTCAGCTCGCCGCCGGCAGCACCGTGCCGCGGCATTCGCCCAGGCCGATGCGGCGCCGGCCGGGCGCTTCGCACCAGCCACGCAGCACGACGGCGTCGCCGTCTTCGAGAAAACAACGCTGCTCGCCGCCGGGCAGTCCCACCGGGCGTTTGCCGCCGACCGACAGCTCGATCAGCGCGCCGGCTTCGCCCGGCGTCGGCCCCGACAGCGTGCCCGTGCCCAGCAGATCGCCCGGGCGCAGATTGCAGCCGTTGACGCTGTGGTGGGCGACGAGCTGGGCCATCGTCCAGTAGGCGTGGCGCCAGCTGGTGCGGCTGATCGTCGCGCCGGCTTCGCCGCGTGCGCGCATCGCCGCGGTCTGCAGTTCGACCGAGAGCTGCAGGTCGACGGCGCCGACCTCGGCCGCCGCGGGCGAATCCAGGTAAGGCAGCGGCCGCGGGTCGCCGGCCGGCCGGCGCGCGGCGCCGACACGGAACGGCGCCAGCGCTTCCAGCGTCACGACCCAGGGCGAGATCGTCGTCGCGAAGTTCTTCGCCAGGAACGGGCCCAGCGGCTGGTACTCCCAGGCCTGCAGGTCGCGCGCCGACCAGTCGTCGAGCAGGCAGACGCCGAAGATCCGGTCTTCGGCGGCGCCGATCGGCACCGGCTCGCCCAGTGCATTGCCGGGGCCGACGAAGAGGCCGAGCTCGAGCTCGAAGTCCATCCGGCGCGTCGGCGCCAGCTCGGGGTACTCGGCGTCGGGCCGCATCAGCTGGCCGCAGGGCCGGCGGATGCCGGTGCCGGAGACGACGATGCTCGAGGCGCGCCCGTGATAGCCGATCGGCACCCACTTGTAGTTGGGCAGCAGCGGGTGGTCGGGGCGGAAGAGCTTGCCGACGTTGGTCGCGTGGTGGATCGAGGTGTAGAAGTCGGTGTAGTCGCCGATCTGCGCCGGCAGCGTGAACTCGGCCGCGGCCTGCGGCACCAGCGCGGCTTCGAGGCGGCGGCGTTCGAGCGCACCGGCACGCAGCAGGCGCGACAGCGTTTGGCGCAGCGCCTGCCAG is a window encoding:
- a CDS encoding VOC family protein, whose protein sequence is MPLAHVALWTRDLDASAAFWQRLFDATIAPPYRSERRPGFVSVFATLPGDALRLELMAAPWLADAPAGDAVGWDHVAISLGDAAAVDALATLCASEGCLVSAPRRTGDGFYEAVIETPDGTRVEVTA
- the fahA gene encoding fumarylacetoacetase codes for the protein MRPGVDETHDPALTSWVESANAEGTDFPLQNLPFAVFRRAGSSQAWRGGVAIGDQVLDLAALQAAGVADGRAAEALALAAGETLNPLMAAGRGHWQALRQTLSRLLRAGALERRRLEAALVPQAAAEFTLPAQIGDYTDFYTSIHHATNVGKLFRPDHPLLPNYKWVPIGYHGRASSIVVSGTGIRRPCGQLMRPDAEYPELAPTRRMDFELELGLFVGPGNALGEPVPIGAAEDRIFGVCLLDDWSARDLQAWEYQPLGPFLAKNFATTISPWVVTLEALAPFRVGAARRPAGDPRPLPYLDSPAAAEVGAVDLQLSVELQTAAMRARGEAGATISRTSWRHAYWTMAQLVAHHSVNGCNLRPGDLLGTGTLSGPTPGEAGALIELSVGGKRPVGLPGGEQRCFLEDGDAVVLRGWCEAPGRRRIGLGECRGTVLPAAS
- a CDS encoding lytic transglycosylase domain-containing protein; this encodes MKPRRHLPGARAARRGSAVLAASLFWLAAAHAQAVPDLSSLPRPETPPPERGPVVPAQVERWRAEAKAYEYGDGVPRDAVLAAQLYCRAARYGDAESQFNLAWMLTNARGIERDEAQAAHLFAAAAEQGLPQAVNMAASLGTPLGPPPPCLRPPEQDPVTAAAKPAPAPRARPGLRAPASAFAALPPPANAPQPIVRFVDLVAPEYKLAPQLVLAVMATESGFDPGALSPKNAQGLMQLMPDTAARFKVRKLSDPVENIRGGMAYLRWLLAYYQGDVLFTLAAYNAGEGAVDRYRGVPPYAETRAYVRRILASLGGQRWHPYDASVTPPSPMLATLSAAAALPNRLR
- a CDS encoding isovaleryl-CoA dehydrogenase, whose protein sequence is MNTNASALAETHEVFNVGAELPDHDAYRSDAALVEAVVREGAAWADDELGAFGRLTGSAAYRELGAEANRHPPELDTHDRFGRRVDLVRFHPAYHELMRTAIGHGLHASPHTAPRPGANVARAARFYLQSQVEAGHGCPVTMTFASVPTLRTTPALAEAWLPRVTARVYDPRNVPDAQKAGVTIGMAMTEKQGGSDVRANTTQARPAGAGGVYELVGHKYFVSAPMCDAFLVLAQAPGGLTCFLLPRWRPDGTKNPLQLVRLKRKMGNLANASSETELRGALAWRVGDEGRGVRTIIEMVACTRFDCMVGSSAGQRAATALALHHTALRSAFGRRLAEQPLMKNVLADLALESEASLALTMRLARALDRRGDAHEDALVRLGTAIGKYWVCKRTAAHAAEAMECIGGSGVMEDGPFPRLYREAPVNAIWEGSGNVQCLDMLRALEKAPAALHAFFAELALARGADRRLDRWVSALQDEFADLSDLEFRARGLVDRMALALQASLLVRHAPAAVADAFCASRLDGGGARQYGTLPRGVDAAAIVARAMPAL
- a CDS encoding PaaX family transcriptional regulator C-terminal domain-containing protein, producing MATDPRSLILSLLLGAERSGDPTLAVPELLAAAALFGLPENAVRVALTRAAAAGLLLSPARGRYALGPAARPLADAVLAWKRLPERLVHWRGDWLAVHVGAAGRSDRPALRARERAFGLLGLAEFERGLHLRPDNLAGGVEALRERLAALLPDGAAAGTVFVLGGLSGADSARACSLWDTGALDAGYRDGTALLAAWLDAAPGLPPEQAARESFELGGEAIRRLVFDPLLPAPLVDAEARARYVRTVERFDAAGQAVWQGFLARARAARATEPEEIRR
- a CDS encoding DeoR/GlpR family DNA-binding transcription regulator: MEAHDVPLARRDLIAARLAAGQGVAAAALAAEFSVSEDAIRRDLRALAAEGRCRRVYGGALPPAPGGLPMAARSGVDIVRKRALARAAAATVRRGEFLFLDNGSTNLVLAELLPEDHELTVATNSVDIAAALLRRQDLRLLMLGGIVDPTVGGCVDATALLALQRLDVDRAFVGACAISAETGASAHDAADAEFKRALLAASRERVVMVTNDKLGTRAPHRFAALQALGTVIVEHDADAAALAAAGATLCRADAPV